From the Musa acuminata AAA Group cultivar baxijiao chromosome BXJ3-1, Cavendish_Baxijiao_AAA, whole genome shotgun sequence genome, the window TGGTAGCTCTGGAAAACCCCGGTGGGACTCTTTCTCATGACAAATACAGATCTCCTTCTAGTGTTTTCCAGCACATCATTGCTACTTTGTTGGCTAATGACAAAGCCCTCCATCATTTTGATGACAATGATAGTGATAAATGTACACCACTCATTCAATGGGCGAAACCTCCCGTTGTCGATTGGTATAAACTAAACTATGATCTTCTATGAATATTCATAAAGGTGATGTGATCCTGTTTATATTGGATGCAAGTGTGTGCATGGCAAGGGTATTCTTTAATGTGAGGCTCTTGTAATTAGAGAAGGAATGGCTGATGTTCCAATTTAAAACTGACTCACAGTGAGCCTGCAAGATCAACTCCGGTTATGCTGCTTCTTGGTTTCAATTATCTGTGACTAAAGACATTCAATCTTTTGATGGCACTGTTTCAAGCCATATTTATAGAGAGAACAATAGAATATAGTTAATTAATTAGTTAATCTGATCCGATAGATCACAAGGTTTTCGGAGAGGGGACtaactttcattttcttttgataAGTCACTttgaatgtaatatcccattagtcctaagtgtgcaatgtgtatgattagcttataaggacctgatgagtgtactcaaaccttagcatagtgcatgtgacatTGAATCTcagaaatatttttctatttggaTTCCTTAATTAATATACTTAATTGTTTcagtaagaaaaaaaagaaaagcaatgtATCGACTACGAGTTTGCCAATCCAACTAATATGAGAAATATATGTACATTCAGATGTCTCATCGAATCCCAGTAACCCATCGATCAAACCTGCTGAAATCTTCCCAAACTCTTCTGCAGTAACCACATACTCACTATGGCCGAGATTCATATCATCAATCACCCGTTATCCATGAAATAATACATATAAAGGATACTGCCAATTCTCAAGCATCACCTGTGCCGATTTCTCCATTAGTCTCTTCCTCGTCGATGAACGCTAAACACCCCCTAGACTTGCAAACGGCCATCGTATAATAGACTGCGATGCCAAGGGCCGTCAACGCAGCACAGATAGCAAACACCTTCCAGCTCGCAATGGCCATCACAAAGATGAGGAACGCCGATGGGACCAGGCACAAGAGCACCAGGCCGGGGAGCCTCATCGGCACGCGGTAAGGCCGCTTGAGGTTCGGCTCCTTCTTCCTCAGCCACAAGAAGGCTGCGAACTCCATGAGCATCCCCAGGCCGTAGAGGAAGTTGGCGGAGTTGATGATGTCGTTGAAGCTCATGAAGGAGATGGCGAGGGTGATGAGACTGGACGTTAATATGCCCGCCCAGGGGGTCAAGAACCACTTCGCCCTGGAGGCAAAGATTCGAGGAAGCAAGCGCAAGTTGGCCATCCCCAGCAGCTGAAACGCGCTGGAGCTGAGCTGCGCTTCGTACAGTCCGATCGCCGACAGCACGGCGCCCACCTCGATCCAATACTTGAGCCATCTCCCAGCTATACTGCCTGCATGGAATCAAGTGAACGGTGAATCTTGCTTCATTTGGGTCCAGAATCCATGCATGAAAACGATCAGTATATGCAAAGTAATGGCAACATACCGAACCGATACTGATGACGACTCAAAATAACTTCCAGTTAATTAAGACAATTTCTTCATACTGGGACAGATACCTCCAACATCATACAGCTTGCAGCAGTCTTATTTACAGAGACCGGCAAATGGCTTTGGGCTTTTGATTCGTTAGCACGTAtgtgatagtagataagatttcctatAATATATGAGGATATCTCTCTACTCTGTACTTGTATAAATAGGGACATGTGAATATAAtcaagcttcttcagtaatttctTTTTTATCTCTTTTCTAACAGTATCATGTGTTGCAAGACGTAGATATTATAATATCAAAAGATGGAAAATTAGCTCTTGAAAATAATATTTAGCTCTTTCAGGATTGTGTCACCATGATATGTTAGATTATATAATGCTatataattaggtaagatatattataaatatgattagattatgattatgattagaTTAGAGATTCTCCTAATTATCATCTTAGACTTTCTACTCTcatctataaataaaataaaatctcctATGAACAAAATAACCCATGATTAAGAAGAAAGAACTCTTAATCTcttttaattcataatttttaatccaatattcatcatttataatgATCCtgtgaaggataaaaagaaagaaaaagacgagtctagttctccttacgGATCGATATCGTTGTAGCTTTCGGATCTGATGACAATGTATCTATAAATCAGATAAAATCTTCACATAACAATTTTAATGTTCAAATAATTCTCATGTCTTAACTAATTTATCTTCAAAGTCTACACATCAATTTTCTCTCTTCATCAGAAATATAGAATAAACCAGAAATATGGTCATGTGACCTAAATTTTACTACCCACCATGTAACATAGGAAGAAACCTCTGATTAACATCTTGTTTTAGAAACTTAAAACATTAACATCTCTAAAATTTCTGGGTGTCTTGTCGTTTATGTGCACCACTAAGCATAAAAAGTCTATGTACACCTGACTAAGTCTTCAAGCCATGCCGAACTTTCTAAACTAAAGCACTAACACTAGCGTAAACCCATGAATAACTATGTCATTGACTAAAAGTAGAACATTGTCGTAAGGTTTCCGAAAGAATAAGATTTCTGCGTtggcctttttctttttttcgctTCCTGCCATTGGACCTGAAAACTCTACAACCATCCACCGAACCTACAAGGGGTCCGAACTAAAGTAGATCTTATCAACTATGCATGATGTGACTGAATGAAAACTGCGTTGcaattaagaaaaaagaaaaaacgcAATAAAGTTGGCTCACGTTCATGGTCGACTAGTCAACTAATTTGACTTGTGGTTATGTATCCACTAGAAAGGAGCCACGTCACTATTTACAGAACATATCTTTTCtgtcattttctttttctgtCTTACACTGATTGAAGGAAACAAAAGCATATTCCTAAGTATTCCAGGCTTGTATAAAAGATCAAAAGCAAAAATAAAGAGACCAATAATGTTGAACTAATAATACATCACCGACAAGTCTCGAGGGCACGATGAAGCATGTCATTAGCGGATTGTGTTCCCTATCTCGGCCAAGACTAAGAACAAACCTCAAGTTCTAACATGTTTGTTTTCTTATAATTATTCTGTGTAGATCCATCCACTACCGAGCATGAGACGATCGAGCTCCATGTTATCACATGATTCACGTTGGTGACAATTACCTCCTTAAAATGTAACCattcaaataaataatttttatcgtAAAACTAGataaattagtgcaacgaaaaaggtCATCTCATTCCGTGGTAATTATTAATAACCGCCAGCTGCCAATAATTGCTGTTCAAGTCTCCTAAGGGACGTAATATGATGTGTACTACCAACCAGTTTGAGAAAATCTTATGTGGCTTCTAGTAAATGGTCAAAGGACGTGGGTCCATGAATCATTGCGTGGTCCCCACGTCTCCGATACGGCGCATGCGGTGGAggatgagaagaggaagaagagttgcGTCGTCCCTTACCTGCGATGTCGGCGAAGAAACCGTTGCCCCACGCGTCCTGCGGAGCGTCGACCGCCCCCGTGCCGGCCATGAGCGGGAGGAGGTAGCCAAGCGAGGTCATCAGTCCGGCCGAGAGCAGCGCGGTCGGGAAGGTCCGCTCCGGGCGCTCCACCTCCCCGGCCATCGTGCTCGCATTGTCCCAGAAGTTGAGGTTCCAGAACAGCGTGTTGAAGAAGAGGCGCCAATCGTTGCCCCTCCCCCGCGTCAGCCACCGCGCCGGCCTCAGCCTCGGCACCGCCATCGCCGTCATCAGCACGAACGGCGCCAACGACGCCAGCCCCAAAGCCACCGCGGTGTATCCCACGATGGTCAGCCCCGTGTAGTTGAGGAAGGAGAGCGCCAGGTTCATCCCCGCCACCGTCGCGTACCGCGGCGTGCCGCTGGCAACGGACGGCTCCACCCGCGCGAGGTAGTCGGCGCAGAGGACCGGAAAGGCGGCGCTGTTAATGACGCCGCTGAGGAACTTCCAGGTCCCCATCAGTGACCCGCAGAAGGGGCCGAAAGCGCGATCCGCCCACAGGACGAAGCCGCCGTTGCCCGGGATGGCGGTGGCGAGCTCCGCAGTGACCAGCGACTCCGGGATGCTCCAGACGAAGGGGAAGATGAGGAAGCCGAGCAGCGCGTACAGGGCCCCCGCCGCCTGCACCGCGGGCTCCGCCCCGTACGGGCCACCGGCGACTTCGAAGTAGATGAGGAAGATGAGGGGAAGGAGGGTCAATTTGTTGGGGTTCTTGGCGGCGGTGTTTCGGGGCAGCACGGCTTCTCCAAGATCGATCGATGAGTCCATATTTTCCAGCGATTCTTTCGACTGGGAAGCACCACCAACTCCTCCTTCTCCTCGAGGGCTTTGATGGCCATGGATTTGGAATTCTGGGCTCATGGACGACAGAGGGGACCGGGGCGTGGCGTGTCTGTTAGGGATGGAGAACGGTTGTTTGAGAGGAGAAGACGAAGGATAAGTGTTGTCCTCCGTCAACTAGCAGATCCGCTTCGATTACAGCCTTATACGATTCGTGAATGATAATATCCACCTCGATCCGGACATAATGTGATGTATTGAAGATTCATATAACCAAAATAGGAAGGAGAATATAACGTCCCAGCAAAGAATCACCCAGAATACTTTCGACGaatggctaattatatattatctcagtaattaatcatttttaatattttaatccatgtactttcaaaaattatattaagatttatatacttatgaaaatatataatataatctataaattaattatttcaatatttttagattttttttaccaTGACTAATTAGAAGATATATGGGTAGTAGAAAAGATGCACAACTAAAAAAAACACAAAAGATACATACTATTTACTATATTAAAAAGATTGAAGACATGATAATTAAACCCAGACTGATCAATGCAATCGAAAAAAGGGGATTAGATCTTGGTCGCTTTGTTGATTGGATTATTTTTATTCCTGTTAACTAAAGGTTTTCTAATATTTTAGTGTTTTTAGATaacaaaaatcaaataatattaatatcttttttatatcaacaaaaaatacaaaataatcattaatttaatttataattaaaattaaagtattataaaacgaaaaaaataaaataaaataacatcatattattgaatattaagaaTAATGGTgttctttttatattttagataaatAACATTAAAGTCGTCAAATAAACCAATAAATGTTAATTATTAATCctaaaaattcttaaattttcaaaaaagacATTAAAAATAACTGTAAAAGTATAAATGGTTATTTTCTATTTTAAgcctttaaattataaaataggtatttttatttattttacccATTAAaagtatgatattattttttttaatttactcgATTTAAAGTGAATTTACAATTCTTTGGGGCAAAAACCACTTGGATATTATCATATAAAGTCTTTTGAGGTTTGATAAACATTAAAAGGAATTCGAGACATGAGTTATACTATTTTTGAATGGGTTTCTTTATTTTTGAGTCATATTAAAAAATAGTGTGATccccttaaaaaataatataacttacatttcaaatattttaaaaaaatttaaatatttataaaatattataaataactttaaaaatcctaaatatttttttattttttaagtcttTAAAAGAGGTATTTACATGTATTTTAGACTTTTAaataatgaaattttattattttttaaatgttaTCTAATTTAAGGTGAATTTATAACTCCTTTTAGACAAAAATTGATGTATGAGCTCTTTAGTTTATatattatttgaataaattttattagtttagaGATATATTTCATAAGCCGCCATATAACAATATCCTTCTATCTAAGGAGAGGTAGTTTTATCCTTTTTATCATTACCAAGCTAATAAAGAGTTGTATCGAGAGGTAGGTTCGTTatcttttctaaaaaataaatattttcttctattccttcaagtatttaaaattttattttttgattaagtCATGTCATAATTATTCATGTTATATGtagtttctaaaattttcaagtatttaaaatatatttaattattcatgCTATATATAATTTTTACAATTTTTATCTTACGTGCATGATATAGTAGTAATACTTAATTTCTTTTAGACTTAGACcatcattaattaaaatattattttttctattaatgtaattttatctttttaatttattattatttattttgttttaatgactCAATGCTAATGAttagatattttgattataagtTCCATACTAATGATTAGATGTTTTGATTATAAGTTCAAGATGCTTTTAATTCGAAATTAAGAGAACCAGTTAGAATTTTGTTGGAATCAATCAACAAGTTAAGCCCCCAACCCATAGGCTAAGCCACAACTTATAAATTAGGCTCAGCTACTAGGTTAAGCCTAGCCAACAAGTCAAGCCCCAGACCATAGGTTAGCTTAGCCCAACTCAACATGAACAATCATGTGTAGTGCACATGATCAATCCGTAAGCTATAGATTAGTCCAACTTGGAATGGTGCATGTATACTCATATGTATTACACATGACTAGTATATGGATTGACCTAACTTAGCCTAGTGTTATGCGGTCTAACTTATTGTCTTTACTTTGTTAATGTGATTTGGGTTCAAACACTTATTAAATCAAATTATATTTGATTAGTTTAGATCGATTCAGAATgattttaaattgatttaacttatttAAATCTACATAATATAAATTAAACTTAATTTAGTATAAATTGTACTAGGATAATTTATAactagttaaatgaggattagagatcaaTCCAATTAGATTCTAATTAATTAGGTCTAATTGGACCAATTGAATTAATATTCAATTAATTAAGagctaattgatattatttaatattgataatttttaaaaaataaattgatatgttttaatatattatttcatctTGATATAGACATGAATACTttaaaatgattttgttttcttgtcgaGGGCAAATAAGACGATTCCCTTCGAAGATTAGTAGATCATCAAACATAACGGTTGGATAGTTCCTTCATTCGTTATTGGGAGAAACGTGCCCCTCATTTTGGTAAGTCAGGGACGCCACTCCATCCATAATTGGAAGTGTGATATAGGTTTGTCTTCATCTGTTGTTAAAGAATATAAACTCATTTTATAGGATAAAACCTCTTCATATACTATTGAGGGAATACTTCTTCGGACATTTGATATaagagtttttattttattttttattttcagaatagCCACTCAATAGCACTAGACTAGATTCTAGTAGAGAACAAAACTTACGATCTACTTTTAACttatatttttatgaatcaataaattataataaataattataatttatatttattaataaaaaattatttatttatttgacttttgATGTACCTTTGGAGAGAAGTTGTGAtccttaaaaaaaattcaatatgTAATATCTTTCTATGATATTAAAATATAGTTTAGGGCCTATAGGTCTTTGGGTCCCAAGATTAATTTTGATCGATGATTTTCTTTTGACCTATTATAAGAGTAATGGAGTCAATTTAAGAGAACAATAGTTTTGTCGCTTAGATGCTCGTGGTTGTAATATTATTGACTTATGCACTCGGATAGATGTTTAAGCAAACCTTAACTTAGAAATTCTAATGCACCTTATGCTTCAGCACCTgtcaatgctctaaatgatgtacACGGTCTTTATTACTATTAGATGTTACCTTAAGCATCAAGAGAAGCAAGATAGAGCTCAACAGGGTAGAAGTAACACTTTAGATCATTTTAAAAGATTAGGTCTACTAAGGGCAAGTCAGATCCAATTTTTGCTAAATGTTGGATCCATCAAATGAAAaaaagcatttttcatttcttttgaATATAGAGAAAATCAAAAGGTACTTTTCACTTCTTTTATTTTAGAATGGAAGATAGATACTTAGAGGACCTAAGAAAAGAGGATATTGGAGATTAGAGATAATGTGGTGACTTGAGAGCAATTTAAAAAGATATCTTATAAGCAATTCTtccttgatcttggagaagaaataAGAGTTATTTATTATCCACTAGGGAAGTAGGATTGTGATGAAGTATGATCATGACACAATTCTCTCCACATTTACTTTCAATCAATATCAAAGAACTCATCACTTTAAGAGGATTCTTCGTCCATCACTCATAaagtatattattatattgatttTATCAACATATGTTAAAGTACTCAATTAAGCTATGTAGATAGAAAAATTGGATAATAAATTGCAATAGATAAAGGACTAAAAGTGATATTTTAGTGCTACATCATTTGTGTACAGGAGATCATATTCCGGACCTTTGAAGAAGGGCAAGAGTAGATAGTCCAAACATTATTAAGTAAAAAAGAATCAAGTTATTATAAGATATTATTTCTATAGAAAGACTGATCATATTTTCATCTCATACCTTATGGGACAACATATATGTTTCTTTTGTCAGAAACTAGAGCATATGTTAAAAGACTACACAGAAACAATATCAACGTTGAGCTCCATAACAACAATCATAACCTAGAGGGGGAGGTCATGTGAGGGTTTATGCACTCACCCACAAGGATTTCGAAACCTCAGGATCTGTTGTTTAGGATATAATCACACTCTATAGTATACTTGCTATGGTGCTTATAGATTTTGAttctacacattcttttatatcatattattttactATGAGACAATATAACATAAGAATCATAAGATAATAAGTAATGCATTAATATTAGCAACAACAATGCGAAACTCTCTAATAGTTGATCAAATATTTAAAAACTATGTTGTGACTATTAAAAGTCATAATTTACTAGTAAACCTTATTCTACTAAAGTTTCGAGACTTCAATGCTATCTTAGATATGGACTGACTTTCAATATACTATGTAAGTatcaattatttattaaaaattattacttTTCACCCCTAGATCAACTACTTCTTTAGGTCATTGGGATTTAGGAATAGATCTCTCATATTATTTTACTCTTGAGTGCTACCTAATTATTATTGAAATGATGCTAGGGGTACTTGACTTTCATTTCTAGAGAAGAATTTATAAAGTTAGTATTAAAAAACATCCTTATTTGTACAggattttttagatattttctcTGAAAATCTACTTGAACTGCTACttgataaacatattaaatttataattgaTCTTCTATCTAGTATTACACTTGTTTTTAAACCTCATTATAAAATAACACCAATTGAATTGTAggaattaaaaaatcatatttatgaGTTTTTAGACAAGGGCTTTATTCAATTCAATGTATCACCTTAGGGTGCCTCTattctatttgtgaagaagaatgaTATATTTATACGGCTATACATCGATTATATGCAACTCAACTAAGTGATCATAAAGAATAAGTAACCTATTCTATGGATAAATGACATATTTAATTAACTTCAAGGCACTTAGGTGTACTTGAAGATTGATTTTAGGTTTGGGTATCATTAATTGAAGATAAGACAAGGTGATATATAGAAAACTATTTTCAGAATAAGATATGATCATTATAAATTCTTAATAATATCATTCAGACTTACGAATGCACACGCTACCTTCATAGATCTCATGAACTGAGTGTTCCACCCTTAatcttgataaatttataattatattcattGGTGATattttgatatactccaaaagtaGGGTGAAATATGAATACTATCTCAAGATAGTTTTGAAAGTcccaagacaaaaaaaaaaactatatgccAAATTGAACAAATATaatttttggctcaatgaaattatgtttcttagGTATATAATTTATGGTGCTGGTATATCTATTGACCCCCAAAAGATTGTTGCGATGATAAATTGAAAGTGACCTTCTAATGTTTTGAAGATCAAAAGTTTATAAAAGGCTTTTTAAAAATAACAATATCCTGACCAGGTTAATATAGAAGAATGTGAAGTTCATTTAGAACGATAAGTGtcaataaaattttcaagaactGAATGAGGAATTAACAAGTGCTTCTATCTTTGTGATTCCTTTTGCAGGAGAAGGTTTTGTGATATACAATGATACCTCACTTCAAGGATTTAGTTGTGTTTAAATACAAAATTAGAagatagttgcttatgcatctaaATAACTAATGCCTCATAAGAAGAACTATCTTATAACGTAGAGCTagcaattattatttttatattaaaaatttcaaTGCATTATCTTTATGAATTGACTTTTAAAATCTTTATAAATTATAAGAGTCACAAATATATGTTTACTCAAAAGGATTTAAATATAAGATAGAGAATATCATTAAACtttctaaaaaattataattttaatattaactatCATCCAGGGAGACTAATGTAGTTGCTAATACCTTGAGCAGAAAGTCTTCAAGTCTTATAgcctatataaatatttaaaagaatTCTATGA encodes:
- the LOC135629758 gene encoding probable polyamine transporter At3g13620, giving the protein MSPEFQIHGHQSPRGEGGVGGASQSKESLENMDSSIDLGEAVLPRNTAAKNPNKLTLLPLIFLIYFEVAGGPYGAEPAVQAAGALYALLGFLIFPFVWSIPESLVTAELATAIPGNGGFVLWADRAFGPFCGSLMGTWKFLSGVINSAAFPVLCADYLARVEPSVASGTPRYATVAGMNLALSFLNYTGLTIVGYTAVALGLASLAPFVLMTAMAVPRLRPARWLTRGRGNDWRLFFNTLFWNLNFWDNASTMAGEVERPERTFPTALLSAGLMTSLGYLLPLMAGTGAVDAPQDAWGNGFFADIAGSIAGRWLKYWIEVGAVLSAIGLYEAQLSSSAFQLLGMANLRLLPRIFASRAKWFLTPWAGILTSSLITLAISFMSFNDIINSANFLYGLGMLMEFAAFLWLRKKEPNLKRPYRVPMRLPGLVLLCLVPSAFLIFVMAIASWKVFAICAALTALGIAVYYTMAVCKSRGCLAFIDEEETNGEIGTGDA